Part of the Pedobacter roseus genome is shown below.
GACCATTAATCAAACAGGATTACACCGGACGCCTTCTGAAATAAAAAATAAAAAAGTTTTAAAACAGCAATTATACGGAGCTGTTCTCCAATACACCAAAAATGAATTTGGTGTAGGTGCAGTTGCTTATCAGAGTACTTATGGGAATGATTTTGTGGTACAAACAGCTGCTTATGATCAATATAGTTTTACAGGCAAATCGTTAACCAATTTGGGGTTGTTTTATAATTATACCTATAAAAACATGTATCTCTATGGCGAAGGGGCTAAAGGTTCGGGTGGCGGTTTCGCTTATATCAACGGGATGCTTATTAGTATTTCGAAAGCGGTTTCTGCTGCTTTAACCTATCGCGATTATGCAAAAGATTACCATAATTTCTTCAATCAGGCTGTATCCGAATCGAGTGAAGCGGTAAATGAAAAAGGTTTGTATGTTGGTTTAAATGTAAATCCGAACAAAAAATGGGCTTTTTCAGTCTATGGTGATTATTTCAAGTTCCCATGGCTAAAATACCGTGTTGATGAACCCTCTAAAGGTTACGAGGCTCTGGCCCAGGCTGTTTATACGCCAAGCAAAACTTTTAAAATTTTAGCCCGGTTTAAAACGGAAAAAAAACAGCAGAATACCGATCTGGATGTGCCAATAAACTTCTTGGATGATGTAAAAAGACAGGGGTACCGGGTTGAAGTAAACTGGCTACTCAATAAAAACTGGAGCTTCCAAAACCGCGCAGAAGTTTCTCAGTATAAAAAAGGCGATGCTAGTGGTGAATTAGGTTACCTGATTTATCAGGATGTTGATTATTCTCCCCTGTTTTCTAAAATTACCGGTAATGTAAGGCTAGCCTATTTCAACACGCCAAGTTACAACAGCAGGATTTACGCTTATGAAGATGATGTGTTGTACAGTTTTAGTTTTGGAATGTACAGTGGGAAAGGTTATCGGACTTATTTAAACCTGAAATACAATTTGGCTAAGAAGTTAAATATCTGGATGCGTTATGGGTTGTTTATTTATCAGGATGTTGAAACGGTAGGCACTTATCTGGATGAGATTAAAGGCAATAAAAAATCGGAAATTAAAGTTCAGGTACGTTACCAATTTTAAGTAATGTTTAAAGCCGAATACGTATTTGTAAGAATTTTATTTCCCTTCCTGATAGGGATAGGTACTTTTTATTTCTTTCCTTCAAAAATATGCTTACAGCTGCTTGAAATCCTACTCTTAATCAACTTTTTAGGCATTTTATATTTAAACATTATCTATAAAAGGCTAAAAGCATACCGCTACAAAGGAATAATTGGCGCTTTACTTATTGTATTTTTCTTTAATCTTGGTGGCTCACTTTGTTTATTGAACAATCAAACACTAAAAGGCAATTATTTTGGAAAGGGACAATATACTTCCCTAAAAATTTGGGTAAAAGACGAACCACAGCAAAGTGGTAACATATTACGTTTTAAGGCAAAGGTAATTTCTGGTTTCCAAAATGATAAACAGATTAGGTTATCAGGTCAACTGCTTGTGGCTTTAAGATTGGATAGCCTAAAACCAATTCAGCTAAAGTATGGCGACCAAATCATTATCACGACAAAGTACACGGAAATAGAGCCTCCATATAACCCTGCAGAATTTGATTTTAAGGCCTGGCTTTCGCATCAAAATATTTATCATCAGGCTTTTATTGATCAGGAGCATCTGATTAAAACCAATCGTAATATTGGTAACCCAATTATAAAATATGCTTTATGGTTAAGGGAAAAGCAGGTAGAAAAATATCGGACACTGATTAAAAACAATGAGGCTTTTGCAGTGGCTTCTACATTGATATTGGGCTACAGAGCCGATTTAAGTAAAGAGACGCTTTCTGCTTATAGTAAAACAGGAACCATACATGCCCTATCGGTTTCAGGGGCACATGTAGCCATTATTTATGTTGTACTGGATTTTATGCTGATGTTTCTGAACAGAAAACGTTCATTAAAAATCATAAAGCTTATCCTCATCTGCACTTTAATATGGGCTTATGCACTATTAACAGGTCTATCTCCTTCGGTTGTACGCTCGGCCATCATGATCAGTATTCTGATAACAGCTAAAGTCTTATCCAAGAATACCAACAGTTATAATGTTTTGGCCTTTTCTGCATTTTGTCAGCTGCTGTATGATCCGTTTTTAATTTGGGATGTTGGCTTCCAGCTCTCCTATCTTGCTGTTTTTGGTTTGGTTTATCTTCAGCCAAAAATTTATAACCTCATCTACTTCAAACATAAATGGACCGATAGCTTATGGAGTTTTATTGCCATGTCGTTAGCGGCTCAAATCGTTACTTTTCCTTTAAGTATTTATTATTTCCATCAATTTCCACTTTATTTTCTTTTCGGAAATCTTTTTATCACCATACCGTTGGTACTCATGATGTACCTCGGAATTGCTATTTTGGTACCATGGTTTAGTTTTTTAGCACCAATTTTCGAATGGCTGATCAACTTTACCAATTCAGTATTAAAATGGATCGCCGATCTTCCTTACGCCACTTTCTCATCGATATGGATCAATCTGCCCGAATTTATGTTGTTAAGTTTGGCGCTCGGACTATTTATTTATGGACTGGCCAATTTCAATAAACGTTTTATATTTTCATCCCTCCTGATTTTTGTCTGCTATCAGGTGTTAATTACTTATGACGACTTAGCGGTACACCATCAACAAAAGATTATTTTCTTTTCGTTAAGGAAAA
Proteins encoded:
- a CDS encoding helix-hairpin-helix domain-containing protein, with the translated sequence MRARILIIAFVMMGFIANAQQNNETEIDIRDILESVTESLPDDYDMTELVDVLMRYRKHPIDLNHTSPEELKSLVFLSPLQISNFFSYVKENGQFVDALELQSVDGFDVKTVQNLLPFVAVNIQPEYQQLNLKNIFKLGENDLMMRYAQTLEKQKGFTDLPGNRYLGTPERFQTRYRFNYSTILSAGITVDKDAGEKFIDKPFDFYSANVALFKLGRIKKLVVGDYTLQFGQGLTLWSGFSFGKGPDVTSVAKKDLGLRPYNSTNEYSFFRGASATINLFKNIDITPFISFRNLDASQKMDKEGNLVQSTINQTGLHRTPSEIKNKKVLKQQLYGAVLQYTKNEFGVGAVAYQSTYGNDFVVQTAAYDQYSFTGKSLTNLGLFYNYTYKNMYLYGEGAKGSGGGFAYINGMLISISKAVSAALTYRDYAKDYHNFFNQAVSESSEAVNEKGLYVGLNVNPNKKWAFSVYGDYFKFPWLKYRVDEPSKGYEALAQAVYTPSKTFKILARFKTEKKQQNTDLDVPINFLDDVKRQGYRVEVNWLLNKNWSFQNRAEVSQYKKGDASGELGYLIYQDVDYSPLFSKITGNVRLAYFNTPSYNSRIYAYEDDVLYSFSFGMYSGKGYRTYLNLKYNLAKKLNIWMRYGLFIYQDVETVGTYLDEIKGNKKSEIKVQVRYQF
- a CDS encoding ComEC/Rec2 family competence protein encodes the protein MFKAEYVFVRILFPFLIGIGTFYFFPSKICLQLLEILLLINFLGILYLNIIYKRLKAYRYKGIIGALLIVFFFNLGGSLCLLNNQTLKGNYFGKGQYTSLKIWVKDEPQQSGNILRFKAKVISGFQNDKQIRLSGQLLVALRLDSLKPIQLKYGDQIIITTKYTEIEPPYNPAEFDFKAWLSHQNIYHQAFIDQEHLIKTNRNIGNPIIKYALWLREKQVEKYRTLIKNNEAFAVASTLILGYRADLSKETLSAYSKTGTIHALSVSGAHVAIIYVVLDFMLMFLNRKRSLKIIKLILICTLIWAYALLTGLSPSVVRSAIMISILITAKVLSKNTNSYNVLAFSAFCQLLYDPFLIWDVGFQLSYLAVFGLVYLQPKIYNLIYFKHKWTDSLWSFIAMSLAAQIVTFPLSIYYFHQFPLYFLFGNLFITIPLVLMMYLGIAILVPWFSFLAPIFEWLINFTNSVLKWIADLPYATFSSIWINLPEFMLLSLALGLFIYGLANFNKRFIFSSLLIFVCYQVLITYDDLAVHHQQKIIFFSLRKNYAAAFITGKESILVTDLKITDKNYDFFVKPALTQLQINNICFVNLKKDTALKNFVMQDHQLIFHHYKILVIDDRSNYKKLTGNATFSSLWISGNTRFGLSDLAPEIKYENIIIDATNKDYKIENLKKNAKNYHLNAHILKKNKAYLVQLTQ